A region of the Campylobacter subantarcticus LMG 24377 genome:
TAGGCAAAGATGGTGCAACGATTAAACGCATAGGAAAAGAAGCTAGGATAAAGATAGAAAAATTAGCACAAAAAAAGGTAATGCTAAAATTGTTCGTTCAACTTGAAAAAAATTGGCATAAAAACGAGCAAAATCTTAAAAAAATCCTTTATGATGAGTAAGAAAACCATTTCAAAAGATTTTCTTGCTTATGAAAAGCTTTTATATATTAAATTTGCAAATCCTATTAGTGAAGATGAAATTTTAAAAAAGAGCTTTGAAGAACTTGGCCTTAAAGATGATTTTTCTTATAAGCTAAAATATTTTAAAGATAATTTTTTTGTATATGTATTTTTGTGCAAATATGAAGATATTTTAGATATTGATTATATAATCCCTGAACCTTTACTTTTTGAAGTGTATTTTAAGAATGATACAAATGGTGAAAATCTTGCATTATTGTTTAAAGAAAAATATATAGTTTTAGTGGAGTATTTAGGATGTAACTTTCAAAACAGTAAAGTTATACCATTAAATGTCTATGATAAAATATATGAAGAAAAATTAAAAAATACTTATAAAAACATTATAAGTATAGATGATATTCAAAATTTTAGCAGTTTTGATAAATTTAATAGTAATAATTTTTATCAAAAATTGTTAAAAAATTGCGAACAAGTTAAGATTAACTTTACTAATAAAGAAAATATAAATCATTTAAAATCTTTCAGCTTTAAGATTTTATCAGTTTTTGCTTGTGGGATTTTACTAGCTTTAGCTTATCCTTTGTATTTATATACACAAAAATCATTTTATGAAAAAGAAAAAATAAAATATGAAAATTTAATAAAAAAGCAAGATGATATTTTAGAGCAAGCAAAAATAAATCAAAAACAAAATCAAGAACTTAAAAAACTACAAGAAGAAAATAAGCAAAAGATTGATTTATTACAAAAATTTTATATAAACACACTTTGTTATAAGGAATTTTATGATTTTTTAAAAGTCTTAAATTTTCACCAAGCTTATATAGAGGCTTTGTATGTGAAAAATAATGATTTTATTATAGAGCTTAAAAATGACTATGAATTTTATGAAGATTTTAAAAAATATCATTTTGTATTAAAAAATAAAGAAATTAATAATGGAAAAATTACTCTTGTTTTTGAAAAATCTTTATAAAAATTTAGAAAATATCTTTACTAAATTATCTGAGCGTGAATTTGCATTAGCTTTGATGGTTGCCTTTGTTTTTGGTTTTTTCATGATTTATGTGATTGTTTTTGACTATTTTGAAAAACAAGTAAAGTTATCAAAAGATGAGTTACATGTTTTACAAACAAAATACGAGCAAAAACAAGAGGTGGTTTCTGATTTGGAAAAAGATGGAAATATATCTTATAATGAGCAGTTATTCTTGGGTGTAGATAAAGATTATCAAAGCATTTTAAAAGATATTGAAAAAAATCTTACTAAAGCAAGGTCTTTACAAATTCAAAGTTATAAAAGCCAAGATAGATCTTTTACTTATTATGAATTAAGATTAAGTTTTGTTGGTGATTTTCTTTTTTTAATGCAATTTTTGCAAAAATTAGATCCTTATATAAAGGTTAAAAATTTAGAACTTGTAAAATATGAAAATAAATTAAAAATTACATTAAATCTTATCTTTGCTCTAGTATAAAAATGATTTTTTTGATAAAATTCATCCAAACATGGTAAGCGATCGCTTCTTTGGAAGAGGAAAGTCCGAGCTGCAATAAGACAAAGATTCCATCTAATGGATGGCTAGGGCAACCTAAGGGAAAGTGCAACAGAAAGAAAACTACCATATTTATATGGAAAAGGTGAAACGGTGGGGTAAGAGCCTACCAGTAACTTTGGCAACAAAGTTAGCTATGTAAACCCAATCTGCAGCAAGAAGGGGTGGTTTTAGTCTTATGATTTAACCCTTCGCTTGAACTTGTTTGCAAAAATAAGTCTAGATAAATGATCGCTCTTGACAGAACTCGGCTTATCGCCATGTTTTTTATTTCATATAAGCAGAAGCTTTTTTGAGTTTTTGCAAATTTAAAGCAACTTTATCTTGCTTTTTTTTCATAAAAGCTATGGCTTCACTAGTTAATGCCAAAGCTTCATTAGGACAATCATTAAAATCGGGTTTTTCTATGAGTTTAACTATTTTTTCTACATCTTCAGTATAGACGGCTAGCTTAAATTCTTCAATCCATTTTTTTTCACTCATTTTCGATGTACTTCCCTCCAAGCTTCTAACAGACCTTTAACTACATTAATCACTTCATCTATTCTAGCTTCATTGTTTTCTATATTTGCTAAAGAAAGAAGTTGTAACTCTCTAGTGTATAAACCACTAAGATAATGTGCTACTTCCCCGCCTTTTTCGTAGTCAAGACAGTTAAGTAGCTCGATAAAAATAGCGCTAGCTCTTTTTACATAATACACTCTTTCTTCTATATTTTCATTTTGTATAGCTAGTTTAATTCTACTTGAAAAGCGTAAAATTCCACCATATAGCATTTCAATAAGTTTTTCTTGAGATTCTACGCCAATTTGATTTTGCGAATATGCATTATAAACTGCATTATTTAGCATTTAAAGATCCTTTTTTAAGAATTTTGATTATTAGCTGCATTAATCATATTTGTAATAACACTTGCTTGGTTATTTAATTTCGCAATAATACCATCGTAAGCAGCCCATCTAGACCACATTGTATCATATCTACTTTCTATAGATTTTTTAGTGTTTTCTATAGTTTCATTTAAATTTTTTGATTCTTTTGTTAAAGACTCTTTGTATCCTCCAAATGATCCATCAGAACTTATAATTTCACCCATAGTATTTTTTAATATACCAAAAGTTCCAGTTTCTTCTTTATATACCGAATATAATGTTTTCGAGCTTAATCCAAATTGTTTTAAAAATTCATTATCTCCTTGAATTTCTAAATCACTTCCTGATGTTCCCTTGATTTTAAATTGAACACTTGTTTTATCATTACCCTCATTAATAATTTCAAAACTAGCTTCTAAACCTTCCAAACCAAAACTATTAATGTGATTTACTAAATTTTGTGCCATTTCTACATTATCTTTTCCACTTAAAACAAATTTTTCACCATTTTTTGTTTTAGATAAATCTATTGTTTCATCATTATAAATAATTTTAAATTTTCCTTCTTCAAAAGTTATAGGTTCAGGGGTTGTACCATTTGAAGTTTTAGTTGTTTTTGAAAAATCAACCTTATCTCCAGTCAAATTTAAATCTTCAAAGCCATTGTGACCTACAAAAAATTTCTCTGCCATTTGAGGATCTTCATTAAATTTAGCATTAAATTTTCCAGAATCAAATGTTAATATTCCATCATTTAAAGTTAAGCCATAATCAGCTAAAGACAAACTAACTTTTGCTGAAACTTTAACCCCATCAGAGCTATCACTATCCCCTACTGTTACTGTTCCATCTACGGTTAGTGTTTTAAGTAAAATTTCATTCACTTGGGTTTTTATACTATAAATTTCACTTACACCTACAAAATTTCCTTTTGTCCCAACTTCTGGATCATATTTAGTAGCAGCTGTGATATTAGCCATTAAATCATTGTAAGCGGTAGCTAAAGTTTCTAAAGATTGGGCTATAGCTTCTGTATCTTGTGTAACATTAAAACTAATTTCACCTTTTTGTTTAAGCTCTAAAGTTGTATCTGGTGCTATATCTGTAACAGTATTGCTTGATCTAATCATTTTAACACCATCTACAGTGAAAATCGCATCCATACCTTTTTGTATATGGTTTTCATTATTTGATTTAACATTGTATCCTTGAGGGGTGCTAGTATCTAATTCTATGCCAAATCTATCACTAAGTAATTTTGTTGCTAGGGGATCTCTTTTGTAATTACTCTTATCAATATTTCCATTTTCATCAACTGCATATCCACCATCAAAAATACTAAGTTCAGCATCTGGAGAAGTGGTAGTAAATTTTAATTTACCATTTCCTGCTTCTTGTAAATCTAATTTTACCTTTCCATTGGTTTTGGCTTCTAAGTCTTTAGCTAAACTTTCATAAGTAGTTTTATCATCTATATCTATAGTATATCTGTCGTAACTATCACCATTTTTAACTACAAAAGTAAGAGAAGTTTTTTCACCTTCTCCTAAAAGTTTTATTTGAGAAAGATCGTTAGTGTTTAAAGGGGATAATTCGGAAAAACGACCTTCTATTTCATTCTTTTTTGAATTTGATTCTCCTGTGCCTATTTTTGGTCTAAAACCAAACATACCGCCAGCACTGATACTATCTTTATCAATACCCCATCCCATTTTTTCTAAAAATGCTTCATCGCCTGAAAAAGAAATATTGTTTTGAGTGCCCGTTTCGGTGCTTTGTATAACCAAACGATAAGGATTATCTCTATCTCCGGTATTAACTAATTTCGCTTCTATTTTACCACCGCTAGCTGCATTAATTTTTTCAGCAAGTTGTGCCACTGTTGTATTTTGATCAATATCGATTTTATAATTTTTACCATCTTGAGTTATAGTAAAAGATACACTTTTATTTGTTTCATCTTGGTTTAACCCTAAGCTTTGTAAAACAGAAGCAGTTTTATCTTTAAAACCATTGCTTTGATATACATCTTTTTGAGCAAGCTGTTCTACTACAACTTTCATGTTTTTAATATTCGATAAAGAGCCTACAACCAAACTAGCAGCAGCACTATCTCCGCTTACACTTGGGGAAACTTTTTTCTTGTTAAACTGTGTTGCATCGCCAAGACTATTTACAGCAGTTTGAAAAGCAAGTAATTTAGCCTCAAGTTCTGCCAAATCTTTTTGTCTTGAAGTATTGGTTTCAAGTTGTGAGTTATAAAGACTCAAATGTGCATTCATCTCTGCTTCTTTGAGTTTATTTAAAGTATCACTTGTTAAAACACCTGAACCTATCCCTAAACTTCCTAAACTACCTACCGCCATAACTAACTCTCCTTATCAAAAATAGTTCCTATAACACCTTTAAAATGCTCTATTAGCTTCATAACTTCTTCACTAGGAATTTTACGTATGAGCCTACCAGTGTCTTTTTCAATCACATTTACATATATTTCGTTGATTTTATCATTATATGCAAAACGCACATTTGTTTCCAAAGTTTCCATTTGTTGGTTTAACTTTTCTGTCGCATTTTTCAACTTATCATTTAAATTCTCATCTTGATCTTTTAAATCGATTTGTTGTTTGTTTTCTTGTTGAGATGTTTTTTCCGCACTCTTTGTATTTAAATGAGTGATATTTACATCTCTTTGAATATTACCAATGTCCATTTAAACTCCTTTTTAAAAGACTTCAAAACACACTATCGACGTAATTTCAAAAAAATTAATATTTAAATATAAAAATTTATATTTTTATAAGCAAAAAGTGTTCTAAAAAAACTTAAAACTAAAAAATTTCAAACTTTTTGAAGAATTTCTCATCATTAGGGAGCAATTTTTTTGCAATGAGCTTATCGATAACTTCTTTAGAGCAATTAGTCATTAAAGGCCATGCTTTATGATAATCTTCTAGCAAACCTTTGTTTGTCGCATCAATCCCAACACAATCTTTTTTTATAAAAATGTCTCTTTTTGCATCGATATTGTTTACGATACGCCATACTAACATGTAGGGATTTTCTAAAATGGCATCTTGATCTAAAAAGGCCAAAATTCTAAAGTGTTTTTTATAAATTTGTAGTTTTTCAAACACTTGAACAATTTTTTCTTTTTTATCAATCAAAACCACGCTAATTGGTGCGAAAGTTTGAGTGTAGAATTGTTTTAAATTTAAAATACTTGAATCTTTCTCTTTAAATAATTGAAGCAAAGTTTCATCCTTTAAAATTTCTAGTTCTACTTTTTTTTCATCACCAC
Encoded here:
- the fliS gene encoding flagellar export chaperone FliS, which gives rise to MLNNAVYNAYSQNQIGVESQEKLIEMLYGGILRFSSRIKLAIQNENIEERVYYVKRASAIFIELLNCLDYEKGGEVAHYLSGLYTRELQLLSLANIENNEARIDEVINVVKGLLEAWREVHRK
- the fliD gene encoding flagellar filament capping protein FliD → MAVGSLGSLGIGSGVLTSDTLNKLKEAEMNAHLSLYNSQLETNTSRQKDLAELEAKLLAFQTAVNSLGDATQFNKKKVSPSVSGDSAAASLVVGSLSNIKNMKVVVEQLAQKDVYQSNGFKDKTASVLQSLGLNQDETNKSVSFTITQDGKNYKIDIDQNTTVAQLAEKINAASGGKIEAKLVNTGDRDNPYRLVIQSTETGTQNNISFSGDEAFLEKMGWGIDKDSISAGGMFGFRPKIGTGESNSKKNEIEGRFSELSPLNTNDLSQIKLLGEGEKTSLTFVVKNGDSYDRYTIDIDDKTTYESLAKDLEAKTNGKVKLDLQEAGNGKLKFTTTSPDAELSIFDGGYAVDENGNIDKSNYKRDPLATKLLSDRFGIELDTSTPQGYNVKSNNENHIQKGMDAIFTVDGVKMIRSSNTVTDIAPDTTLELKQKGEISFNVTQDTEAIAQSLETLATAYNDLMANITAATKYDPEVGTKGNFVGVSEIYSIKTQVNEILLKTLTVDGTVTVGDSDSSDGVKVSAKVSLSLADYGLTLNDGILTFDSGKFNAKFNEDPQMAEKFFVGHNGFEDLNLTGDKVDFSKTTKTSNGTTPEPITFEEGKFKIIYNDETIDLSKTKNGEKFVLSGKDNVEMAQNLVNHINSFGLEGLEASFEIINEGNDKTSVQFKIKGTSGSDLEIQGDNEFLKQFGLSSKTLYSVYKEETGTFGILKNTMGEIISSDGSFGGYKESLTKESKNLNETIENTKKSIESRYDTMWSRWAAYDGIIAKLNNQASVITNMINAANNQNS
- a CDS encoding flagellar protein FlaG; the protein is MDIGNIQRDVNITHLNTKSAEKTSQQENKQQIDLKDQDENLNDKLKNATEKLNQQMETLETNVRFAYNDKINEIYVNVIEKDTGRLIRKIPSEEVMKLIEHFKGVIGTIFDKES